TGAAGTTGTCGACGTAGGCGAGCTGCTCGAGCAGGATGTTGGGCGTCACGTTCGCGTCGTTGGAGTGGAAGTTGAGCGGGCCATCGGAGGCCTTGAAGGCGTCGCTGTCCTCGCCGAAGAGGTTGTGCAGGCCGTCGTTTTTATCGAAGCTCATGGGTAGCACGCGCGAACAGAGGAGACTCGCGGTCGGGGGAGAGCAGCGGCAGAGGGCACTGGAACAGTGAAGTCGGTCCGATGTGCTTTGTAGCGTCTGCAGAGCCAGGCCCCAGACGCTTATGAGTAttgtgaaaaaaaaagacgTAGCGCGGGTGAGTCTTTCACACGTGACGGGCGCCGGGGCGCAGCCACAGTTGCCGGGACCGGACGCGAGAAAAGGGCGCGCACGTGCCCCGTCGCGCGACACGGAGTACCCGTCCCCGGTGATACAGCGCGTGGGCACGTGATCCCTGATTTTGGTGGTCGTGTGACATTTAGACACGTGACCCtgtatcacgtgacagTGACCGCACGAACGCCCGTTCTGCATGCGCAGCGCGGCGCGCCCAGAGCCTCGCACATTCCGCCTCGCGCACTCCGCCTGCCGCGCCTGGCTCCACGCATCTAGCTCCACGCACTTTGCGTAGCTCGCTTCGCGCACATCCTCCTGCGCATGCGCCGCGCGTCCCACGACACGCGGCACGTCGCACGCCGCACACCGTGCGCTGTTAGCCTCTGACCCTTGTCTCCACAACGCTTGTGACCGATCCCGATGCCGCGTGCGCCAGGGCTCTGTTACTGGCGTGCACCCCGGGATCTGCGCGCATCCTTTGCCGCGCAAGTCCCTTTAGGCTCTGAACAACCGTTCATGTTGTTCCGTCTCCATAGGAACGAAATTTGTTCTTCGCTTCTCGGCATTTGTGTGGCTATTCTTGGATTTCAAACCCCGCGGCCCAGGCCGTTAACGCCGCTTGCGATTACGGCATACCTCGTATGCACGGAGAAGCTGCGCTCGCTGATACAGCAGAACTCTCCGCGGAGCGACTTCATGttgcaacagcagcaactgCAGGAGCGGTAGCAGTAATTGGCCCAACAGGTTGTCGTACATAATGTTCCAGCCCGTGTTCACCGAGCTCGGCCGCGCACTTCCGCTTAAGGCCGCACTAGGTCGCCCTTGCGCACGTCACAGTGACTCGTGTCGGGGACCGCCGAGCACAGGCGGAAGCCGGTTTAATAGTGGAATCCCCACAAAGCATAGCTCCTGGGCGGCGTGCGGCGCTCCGCGGAACTCTGCGCGGTTAGAACGGGGGGTCCTCCGCGGACCTGGGCGCGGTCCACCGCTCCACGGTTTCGCGGTCAGCTGCGATAAAGTTCCGTGGTTAGTGACTAGTTTGGCGTTTCACGTGTGCTGTGATTCAGTTTCAGGGTTTGCAGGCACCACATTTAGAGAAGCTTAGAttgcttttttggaagacgGCGATAggttttttctttcccGGGATGCGCACAACGGCTTAATAAAGCAAGTGGTGTGATGAAAAGATGGGCATCTCGAACAGACAGGATAGACTGCACGCTGAAAGTTGGAGTGAGAAAGCGTAGAAAGAAAGCCCCGCATCACAAGCGTACTGGCAAGAAAGCGAAAGCCAAGTGGTGTTTGGATATAAGGAAAACCGCCAGTACTACGGCCCGCCGCGCAGCACTTTCACGCGCATCAAGCCGAGATAGGAGCACACACGCGAGATCCAACCCCACGTCACGACCGGACCGCGACGACGACCACGACGACCACGACGACCACAACGACTACGACGAGCGCAGTGCACGCTCGCCAGCCGCTGCGAACCACAGACTCTAGCCGGGCGCAGGGCTCTTTCTCCCCCGATATGAACACCAGCGGGGCTCCGACGCTGGAACAGGCGCTGGAGATGGCACGGGCGCAGCCACGGAAcgcgtcacgtgctcgCTCACGTGACTCGCCGGCGCAGGCGTTCTCCTTCGCGGCGTTCCGCGACTTCCTGCGCAAGTCGCACTGCGACGAGAACCTGGACTTCATCCTGGCGACGGACGCGTTTGTCGGCGCGGACGCGGCGCTCACCGAGGCCGATTTCCCGCTCAAGCCCTGGACCGACAACGTCTACTCACAGTTCATCCGCCGCGACTCGCCGCGCGAGTGCAACCTCCCGCAGGGCATCCGCGAGTGCTTCGACCGCTGCCACGCGACACAGTCCGCGCCGGACCGCGCCTACATCAGGAGCGCGCGCCAGCACGTGATCACGCTGCTGCGGGACGCCTTCACCAGGTTCCTGGAccgccagcgccgctgCTCATCCTCGAACTGTTCGCGCTGCGGCTCGCGCACCGCTGCGGTCATGGCCGCGTCTGCGGCTGCGTCCGCAGCCGCGTCGCTCGCTGCATCGGCGTCCTCCTCCGCCACAGCCACGGCGCCGGGGACACCGTCAGTGCTCTCGCCAGGCCTCGCCGCCGCCAAGCTCAGCCGCAACTCTTATATCAGCGACTACGCCGTggacgacgatgacgaagacgaagacggcACCGACGGCGCCGACGCAGGCCAGAGCTACAACATCCGCGACCTCCGCGACCTTCGCGACCTTCGAGACCTCGACACGGAGGGCAGCGCGGCAGCCACTATCACGCGCACTCAGAATTCGGCCTCTACTGCTTTCTCTGCATTTTCAGCCGCATCTGCCGCGTCTGCTGCTTCCGCGCTATCTGCGACCGTGCACCCACCTCTTGGCTCCATCACGACCACCACTGGGACGCACCTTTCAGACCGCCCAGCGTATCCTCCCTCTAGCATGCCCTCGACCCCATCGTCCTCATTCTCCACCACCAGCAGTGCGGGCTTCAACTCcctgaagctcaagcaTACAGGCAAGAAGCTTGTCAACAAATTTAAATTTCGCCGTAGTAGCTCAGGAAGCTCTGGCTCGTCGTTTAATCCTTAGCTCTGGCTTACGCGGCGCCCCTGTATCATAGaactcaagaaaagaaaaaagtTACAAGGCATATTCATCATTACTAGCATCCAGATATTTCATTGTTGCCGAGTTAggctttttctcaaagtcttgCATTTACTTCATTGTTCAGCTACTTAAACAGATATTAATAGTTTCACTGATTTACAACATCGCATATTAATTTAACATCACGACCTTTCTCgggctttgaagctcaCAGCTGcgtttttgttcaaagaagcaaaa
This is a stretch of genomic DNA from Lachancea thermotolerans CBS 6340 chromosome D complete sequence. It encodes these proteins:
- the RGS2 gene encoding GTPase-activating protein RGS2 (some similarities with uniprot|Q99188 Saccharomyces cerevisiae YOR107W RGS2 Negative regulator of glucose-induced cAMP signaling directly activates the GTPase activity of the heterotrimeric G protein alpha subunit Gpa2p) gives rise to the protein MNTSGAPTLEQALEMARAQPRNASRARSRDSPAQAFSFAAFRDFLRKSHCDENLDFILATDAFVGADAALTEADFPLKPWTDNVYSQFIRRDSPRECNLPQGIRECFDRCHATQSAPDRAYIRSARQHVITLLRDAFTRFLDRQRRCSSSNCSRCGSRTAAVMAASAAASAAASLAASASSSATATAPGTPSVLSPGLAAAKLSRNSYISDYAVDDDDEDEDGTDGADAGQSYNIRDLRDLRDLRDLDTEGSAAATITRTQNSASTAFSAFSAASAASAASALSATVHPPLGSITTTTGTHLSDRPAYPPSSMPSTPSSSFSTTSSAGFNSLKLKHTGKKLVNKFKFRRSSSGSSGSSFNP